A single region of the Ursus arctos isolate Adak ecotype North America unplaced genomic scaffold, UrsArc2.0 scaffold_10, whole genome shotgun sequence genome encodes:
- the IL17D gene encoding interleukin-17D, translated as MARAGVWMLVVGVLLALAPGRAAGALRASRRPARPRGCADRPEELLEQLYGRLAAGVLGAFHHTLQLGPREQARNASCPAGGRPGDRRFRPPTNLRSVSPWAYRISYDPARYPKYLPEAYCLCRGCLTGLFGEEDLRFRSAPVYMPTVILRRTSACAGGRSVYVEEYVTVPVGCTCVPEPEKEADSPNSSMDKPGAKLLLSPGDKPGRP; from the exons ATGGCGCGTGCGGGG GTCTGGATGCTGGTGGTCGGCGTCCTGCTGGCGTTGGCGCCGGGCCGGGCCGCAGGCGCCCTGAGGGCGAGCAGACGCCCGGCGCGGCCGCGGGGCTGCGCCGACCGGCCCGAGGAGCTCCTGGAGCAGCTGTACGGGCGGCTGGCGGCGGGCGTGCTCGGCGCCTTCCACCACACGCTGCAGCTGGGGCCGCGCGAGCAGGCGCGTAACGCGAGCTGCCCGGCAGGGGGCAGGCCCGGCGACCGGCGCTTCCGGCCGCCCACCAACCTGCGCAGCGTGTCGCCGTGGGCCTACAG AATTTCCTACGACCCCGCCAGGTACCCGAAGTACCTGCCCGAGGCCTACTGCCTGTGCAGAGGCTGCCTGACCGGGCTGTTCGGGGAGGAGGATCTGCGTTTCCGGAGCGCCCCGGTGTACATGCCCACCGTCATCCTGCGGCGGACGTCGGCCTGCGCGGGCGGCCGCTCGGTGTACGTGGAGGAGTACGTCACCGTGCCGGTGGGCTGCACCTGCGTCCCCGAGCCCGAGAAGGAGGCGGACAGCCCCAACTCCAGCATGGACAAGCCGGGCGCCAAGCTCCTGCTCAGCCCCGGCGACAAGCCGGGCCGGCCCTGA